From a region of the Castanea sativa cultivar Marrone di Chiusa Pesio chromosome 10, ASM4071231v1 genome:
- the LOC142613772 gene encoding protein SPIRAL1-like 5 — MSRGGSYGGGQSSLGYLFGSDEQPSTTSPPPRPVNPPPYGIDSTTTTTEKPPDSRSPTEKQKVSNNYHRAQGQNSGNFITDRPSTKVKSVPGGDSSLGYLFGDK, encoded by the exons ATGAGTAGAGGCGGAAGCTATGGCGGTGGGCAGAGTTCCTTGGGCTACCTCTTTGGCTCCGATGAGCAACCAAGTACCACTTCTCCTCCACCACGGCCAGTTAACCCTCCTCCATATGGTATTGATAGTACTACTACTACCACAGAGAAGCCTCCTGATAGTCGTTCTCCTACAGAGAAACAAAAAGTTTCAAACAACTATCACCGTGCTCAAGGCCAAAATTCAGGAAACTTCATAACT GATCGTCCATCAACAAAAGTGAAATCAGTTCCTGGAGGAGATTCATCTCTCGGTTACTTGTTTGGAGATAagtaa
- the LOC142613799 gene encoding putative polygalacturonase, whose product MVIYSLSLLQTKSLTASCTMEFWTIPRTTQVTEVVAVLTILVLLSTNGVESRKALANDYFEYSAISCRTHSASLTDFGGVGDGTTSNTKAFQAAINQLSQYASDGGSQLFVPAGKWLTGSFNLTSHFTLFLHKDAVLLASQEESEWAVIDPLPSYGRGRDANGGRFISLIFGTNLTDVVITGDNGTIDGQGALWWEKFHKGKLKYTRPYLIELMYTEKVQISNLTLLNSPSWNVHPVYSSNVLVQGITILAPVTSPNTDGINPDSCTNTRIEDCYIVSGDDCVAVKSGWDEYGISYGMPTKQLVIRRLTCISPTSAVIALGSEMSGGIQDVRAEDIVAINSESGVRIKTAVGRGGFVKDIYVRGMTMNTMKWAFWMTGNYGSHADNNYDPNALPVIQNINYRDVIAENVTMAARLEGISGDPFTGICISNVTIKLAKKAKKVLWNCTDVAGISSAVVPQPCGLLPDQGVEKITSCNFPEESLPIDNVQVQMCSYQRKYL is encoded by the exons ATGGTTATATACTCACTGTCTCTGCTACAAACCAAAAGCCTCACTGCCTCTTGTACAATGGAGTTCTGGACAATTCCGAGAACAACTCAG GTAACTGAGGTTGTAGCAGTGCTGACTATCCTAGTTTTACTTAGCACAAATGGTGTTGAAAGCCGAAAAGCTCTGGCTAATGACTACTTTGAGTACTCAGCTATAAGTTGTAGAACTCATAGTGCTTCATTGACAGACTTTGGAGGAGTTGGTGATGGAACTACATCAAACACCAAGGCCTTTCAGGCAGCTATCAATCAGCTAAGCCAGTATGCATCAGATGGTGGGTCACAACTCTTTGTTCCAGCAGGAAAATGGTTGACTGGGAGCTTCAATCTCACTAGCCATTTCACACTCTTTCTCCATAAAGATGCAGTTCTTCTTGCTTCTCAG GAGGAGAGTGAATGGGCTGTAATTGATCCACTGCCATCCTATGGTCGAGGAAGGGATGCAAATGGTGGAAGGTTCATCAGTCTTATTTTTGGAACCAACCTCACTGATGTTGTAATAACAG gGGACAATGGCACTATTGATGGTCAAGGTGCTCTCTGGTGGGAAAAATTCCACAAAGGAAAGCTGAAGTACACCCGTCCTTACCTGATTGAATTAATGTACACTGAAAAAGTTCAAATATCCAATCTCACTTTGCTCAATTCTCCATCATGGAACGTCCATCCTGTTTACAGCAG CAATGTCCTTGTTCAAGGCATTACAATTCTTGCACCAGTGACTTCTCCAAATACTGATGGGATCAACCCAG ACTCTTGCACAAATACCAGAATTGAGGACTGTTACATTGTGTCTGGGGATGATTGTGTAGCTGTTAAGAGTGGTTGGGATGAGTATGGTATTTCTTATGGAATGCCTACCAAGCAGCTGGTAATCAGACGGCTTACATGCATTTCTCCAACCAGTGCAGTGATTGCCTTGGGCAGTGAAATGTCTGGTGGGATCCAAGATGTAAGGGCTGAAGACATTGTAGCCATCAATTCAGAATCAGGAGTGAGGATCAAAACAGCAGTAGGAAGAGGAGGTTTTGTAAAAGACATATATGTCAGAGGGATGACCATGAACACCATGAAATGGGCCTTTTGGATGACAGGGAATTATGGCTCTCATGCGGATAACAACTATGATCCTAATGCACTTCCTGTAATCCAGAATATTAATTATCGTGATGTGATTGCCGAGAATGTAACAATGGCAGCAAGATTGGAGGGAATTTCCGGTGATCCATTTACGGGAATTTGCATATCTAATGTCACAATTAAACTGGCTAAGAAGGCAAAGAAAGTTCTATGGAACTGTACTGATGTTGCTGGGATTTCAAGTGCTGTGGTTCCTCAGCCATGTGGTTTGTTGCCAGACCAAGGAGTAGAGAAGATAACATCATGTAATTTCCCAGAAGAGAGCCTGCCAATCGATAATGTTCAAGTTCAGATGTGTAGTTACCAGAGGAAGTATTTGTGA